The Chanos chanos chromosome 3, fChaCha1.1, whole genome shotgun sequence genome segment TGGAGAGGGCCGCTTTGGCACAGATGAGTCAACTTTCAGCTATATCCTGGCTAACAGGAACTACCTCCAGCTGCAGGCCACTTTCAAGGCCTATGAGGCGGTGAgtaaatcctttttttaaattcttttatcGTGTTGTCTTAAGTCTTAACAGTACAGTTAATGCTGGCAACTTTATAAAGATAACATGGAACCTTTTATGgtgttatctgtttgttttctgtagaTTTCTGGAACTGAGATCTTGGATGCGATTGAGAACGAAACCTCAGGAACACTGAAAGACTGCTACATCACTCTTGGTTTGTATGACACTGTAGTAAATTGTAGAgtctttcattaaaaagaaacaactgaTTAAATTGAAAAAGGAATATATTGTATACAGAATCCTGTAAGCTGTGTTATGTTGGTCCCTTATTCTATGAGAAAAGATGTTTGCTTtagaaaagaaacatgtatCCATGTGACTGACTTCCTCTTTTGACACCATCACAGTTAGAGTTGCTAAGAACCCCCAGTTGTTCTTTGCTCGCCGGCTGAATGCGGCTATGAAGGGTGCAGGTACTGATGAGGACACACTGATCCGCATCATTGTGTGTCGCTCTGAGGTAAAACTCATTTTGTTGCTCTCCTTATATGCATTATTATAGTCAGGTTTTTAGACGTTCAGGATGCACAGGTGTTTTGCTATGCATGCCGTTAAAGGttacaagctttttttttaagtgctcaCACAAAAGTATGAAATACTTCTTGCCGATGTTCTGAAAGGGATGTATGTTTTGAATTCCCAGATTGATTTGGAGACCATTAAGGACATGTATTTGGAGAAGTATGATGTATCACTGAAGGATGCTCTGAGCTCTGAATGCAGTGGAGATTTCAAGCGTCTCCTACTGGCCATCTGCCATTGAGAAAGAAGAGAGCTCACAGGAGTGCCCACACAGGACCAGGGGTGCTCTTAATGGACAGGATGAACTAACAGTACTAACAAACTGGTCCTACTGTCCAGAAACACTCAACAAGCTATAGACAGAAAGGGGTAGGTTAACACTACCAACCTAAATAAAATGTCCAGTATTTATAATTTTGTATTTAGCACAGTTATGAGTAACACTGATGCATCGTGGTAATTCAAAGGCATATCTCTCATTTAGCTTTACACAGTAATAGGAACGACTGGGCAGTGCTTCATGGAGCGAATAGATCTTAAACTCTAAACAGTGACTGCTCTGTGGCCAGTTTGGTCTTTGGCCCAGCAGAGTTTCAGTTAAACAGAATCTTGTGGTTTTGAGCCAGTCAAGGCCGTAAACAAAGGGCATTTTTGTGGGGCATCTGAAGTTGTCAGATTCTCAGTATGTGCAAGGTTGGGCCCTGATATAGTTTGATGTTCATATAACATTACCAGAGCTGCTattcaaaacagaaatccagtaaaaaaaaaaaaaaaagctagatcATTTTCCATGATAGAGTCTCAAAATCATGAGTTTTGGGTTTGTCTCTGACTTCTCTTGTAGTTGCCTTTTAAACCACAGGAATGTTCCCTGTGTTTCTGGCAAAAAATTGCAGACTAtgcagttgtgtttgtgttagcatATaatcgaaaaagaaaaaaaatgaaggcgTGATTCAGCATATGAAGGAATGTTGTTTAAGTTGGCTGATGCATCACATATTTTTATAATGCGGAGAAAATTTCTTGAAATAATACTGTGATCatttcaaaccatttttttttcctgccagtaCCAAAATTCCTTGTTGACACCGCAGTGTAATACATGGTGCGTGAAGTTCATCAGCTTTACTGTATGTCAGTACACACAGAACATATAGAAATGCTTTGGCAGATTTCACACTCTTGGtcaattatttatattttttagtGAACTAATACTAACCTGAATCATATGTTCTAAATGTACTTACAAAGTACTATATATTGTAGAGTGACCTATATTTACAATATGTGTTAGAAGTTTCTATGAAAGGTATACGTGTTAGTAaaacacacgaaaaaaaaaatggtctgaGCGTCCTGACACAAATTCTTGTCTTGTGGCAGCTGGATTTTCAACCACCTGAAATTGATTTTTAACCCAGTctcaaaaaaagacatttttaaccACATAACTTTGTGTAATTGATTGGTGTCAATTAACACGTTAGCGTGTTAGCTGCTGTTTTAATTATTCAGTATTAGGATACTGTACCAGTAAAGGTATTCAATATGTGGGACCAGACTCCATCTTTTgaaaagacatggaaaaaggATCAGTACGTTGCCTCTGAAAAACCAAATAACTTGTTACATGTTGAAATAAAGCGTGAATCATGCAAAATTAATGAGTCGTGTTTTAATTAAAGATTTCACGCTGTTCGTCGTTCTCATCTCATGTTAGTATGTATTAAGAGGCTAACTCCTCAGTATTAGCACCACGAGTAAGGATCCACTGGTCCAACTGAAAGGTACTCAAAGTCCCGGTGTGCCTTGTGCATGTCCCCGTTATCAAAAAGGCTTGCGATTGGTACAATACTGTGTTGTAAGTGATTGCACACCCTCGCTGTCACTGGCCTCTCCATCCTAAGCCAGCCACAAAGAAAGTAGCGTACGATCACGGCATTGTGTAGAAAAATGGTCGTAGACTGTACGGGTTTATATACATTCACGCGTTTTGGAGCTGGACGGAACACTGTTCAATCTGGAGCACAAATGTTGAGCAACGGTAAAAGCCTTGCGTCTGTGCGCTGAAAACTGCGAAGGTATGTATACGAGACTTTTTAGAGGGATGCAGAGTAGATGAGTGCACTGCCGAGTTTAAATACATTTGCATCCATCTTGGATTAATTATAGTGGCTTTTAGAACTGTAATGCTACTGatgctttcttctctttttttttttggcccagGTTTTCTCTTgtgaatatatgtatttattcacGAAAACGCCTTAAATTATTACAACCAAATTATTTGAGCGCTAATTTAGCTAAACATTAATTTTCTCATTGAGCaaaaagtgaaatgtgaaagtgaaatgattTGTGGAGATAATTTAACTCTTTTAGAATGTTTAAACAGGTTAGGGTTTCAATGGAAAAGATGACATCACTGACTGCAATTACTGCATTTAAGCCttattttccctcttcttccctTTGAATGTGGCCCTTGGATACATGCCATCACACTCAAATGTTGCCATCATAGGCACTGAGGATACTTTCTGATAGATTCAGATATACTCTTACATACagatatattcatttttttctaattgtcAGCACGGTCTATGGTATTCAATCAGCAAATTGGCTTTGGTTAGTtaaacacttttctttctttcttttttcttttcttcttcccttttaTTGCCTAACTGAGGAGAACTACTACAAACTGATACAAAAAGGAATGTGCGTTGTCTTTAAAGACTCTGTCCTCAGGTGGTCCACCCAGGAAGAGATGTCCACCTTGTGGCAGCAGGAGCACACCCAGTATTCTCCCAGTGTAGAAATCGACTCCAGCTCCATGAGGAGGAAGGCTAGAGTGAGCTCTCAGGCTTGGCTGAAGCAGGAGCGAGAGCCAGAGGTGATTCAGTGGGAGGCGATGACGTCTGGGGCTGCAAGTGATGCTGAGCAAGACAACACTCTGAGCAGTGCCGTCTCTAGTAAGAATTCATCTGATCACCTGCTCTCTGAGACTTTCAAGCACTTTCACCAGCGTCAGATCTGATCATCGTGAATATGAATATTGCACAACCACACTGAAGGTCCTTACATTACAGTCCATTGTACAGTAATGTTTAATCAGTGAAAAAGTACGAGTACAGTTGCATAAGCAATACATTATGTGTGATAACACGAGTCACCATATATAAAGatattaaaacatgtttgtagAGGTCTGAAAACTTTGCTTTATTTCAGCTGTGACCCCAATGGAAGGCTTACCTCCCAGTGTCATGCTGACTATTACCAAGCTGCAGTGCCTACTGGAGAGTAAGCAAGAGAGGATCCAGGCCCTGGAGAGACAGGTGGAGGACCTACAGCAGGACCGCAAATTCCTCCGCACGCAGATTGAGAATCTCACCAGCTCTCGTTTTGCCCCCATGGCTGAAGGTGGGTGGAGGAGTCCTGTTTGAATGGCAgagtgcatgagagagaaattcagGTTGCTGGGTTTAGAAAATTGTTTGAGGTTTAACTGTTTCTCTTAATCTGATCATTGTCCTCTTCCCTCTTGTAActaatgagtttttttttggcccCAGATGGTGTTTAGTGTATATATTTGAATGTAGGTGTTTCATTTAGATTCTTGTTTGTGTATTACGAGGGAAATATGCACCGTTGGAGTAAACGGTATGCGCAAAACCCCAAACCAGcagtgctttttgttttttggtggaATTCCTTAaaatttactgtgtttttaaacGTTGGGTGTATAACAACAATTCATATATTCAGGTCCTAAACCAAGCAAGTCGATGTACTCAGAACCTAAACAACGCAAGAGGCAGAGGACTGCATCCTCCAGCTCCTGCCTCAGCAATGACAGCGGCTCTGAAGGCTCAGTCTCCACCGCGTCTTCACAAGCATCCAGTGAAGTGAGGAAAAAgagacatcacacagagaagaggagaggacgGAAAGGGAAAGACTATAGCAGAAAGAGAGGTGCAGAACTATGCATGTTTAGTCTTAGAACAGCCTGGCACATAGATACGGGTCTTCAAACTTTTCCTTCATCGTTTTCTCAAGTCCAGTAAATTTTAACATCTGAACATTACTAAGAACATCTGTTGTTCTTCTGTATTCTAATCTCAAACTTAAGTTAGTGCCTCCAGTTAGAAATCTAAACAAACAGCCCACAATCCATATTAAGTTATGCAATctttaaaatattgatttattattattattattattattattattattattattgtaattcaTTAAATGGAATAACTCCTTGAAATGATGATAAGGTCTTTTATGTCACCACCTCATCAAAAATAATTCTGTGTTTCTGGACAACGCCTCAGACACTAATTTGcccttgtccctctctctgtctcatagcCACTGGAGTACAGTACGTCATCCATCGCTACAAGCAGGTACTTTCTGCTTTCAACAAGAAGAAGAGCATGAGTGGGGCCTTCCGTCACTATGGCATCGACCGTAACACCATTGCCAACACAGCGCCTATTGCTGAACTCCACCTGGCTGCTAAAGAGATGGTGCCCCTGGTGGGACTCTTCAGGCCGCGGGAAGAGACACTGGTCAGTTATGCACAGCGCTGTGCCCTGGCCATCGAGGGGGATGAAGGGCTTTCCAAGAAGATAGAGCAGATGAAGGCTGCCGGTGAACTGTTGCCAATAACAGCTAAACGGGCCAGAGTACATTCTTTAATGGGCCACTAGGGGGCATCACACTACATATTTGGTCAGACAGGCAATTGCAGATGTTTTATATGCATCTGTGACTTTGCGCCCTGTTTTAATTACACGCTTTATAACTTGGTGTTCAGTGTCCTTTAATCACCAACCctagttttacagttttattactGTAATTTCTTGTTTTACAATGGTAATATAAGTATGTTAATATAAACACATCAGACAACACCATTAAGCATTAACAGTATACATATTTTCTGTAGGCCAGCACTGACAAAGTTTTGTGAGAATCATTCAGGAGAAAATCATTTGCTTTTGGTTACAGCATTTGATCCTACATGTACAACAAAGAAATGTATAGGTAATGATAATATGTAACCAGGTGCTGTGTCCACACGGTGGTGCTGTATATTCCTATGAGATCTTTAATGGACTTAATGCTGTTCATTGTCACTTCTCTTTTTGGTTTAGCATAGAGGCAGTACTTTTCTGACGCTCaattcttgatttttttttttttagaaattgttttgtctggttttcacagttttatttatcacgaataaataatgataaatattgatgaaaaatgatatgtaacagtaacagtttgaCTATAACATGTAACATACTTCATTGTTAAATGGATTTCTCAGAATAAGTGCTGTATAGATAATATTTGAAAACTACATTATGAAAGAAACAGAGTCTGAACACATTCATTCGTAAAGAAACCTTTTAACTAAGGCATCAGAATATGAATGAGCTCTGAATGAGCTATGTGAAATTCAGAATGGGCATTCATAGTTTGGCTATAGATCATCCATGGACTGTTTTCTCCCATAGTATTTACTCACTTCCCTTGTGCCAGTTTACTTTTGCTTTAAATGCCTACATTGTGCAtatttgtcttctctcttgAATTTTTGGTAAAGTTTTTGTCTGAGGTACTCTGGGTCATAGAACTGTGATCATTGCTTAAAAGTGCACAAGTCGTAGCATAAAATGCCAAGATGAAAAAGTTATTCAAACCAACTGACTTATTTAAATATCTTCCATATATTACCTTGTCTGCAGATACAGATTTTTAATGTAGGCAATATAGTAGACTTTTATAAactgtacatttacatatttagtttaatattaaactgtctgctaATATGACTGTATTCATGAATGTACTACATGCTAACATATATCCTAAACTATTTTATCTTCATGAAG includes the following:
- the LOC115806716 gene encoding coiled-coil domain-containing protein 106-like; amino-acid sequence: MSTLWQQEHTQYSPSVEIDSSSMRRKARVSSQAWLKQEREPEVIQWEAMTSGAASDAEQDNTLSSAVSTVTPMEGLPPSVMLTITKLQCLLESKQERIQALERQVEDLQQDRKFLRTQIENLTSSRFAPMAEGPKPSKSMYSEPKQRKRQRTASSSSCLSNDSGSEGSVSTASSQASSEVRKKRHHTEKRRGRKGKDYSRKRATGVQYVIHRYKQVLSAFNKKKSMSGAFRHYGIDRNTIANTAPIAELHLAAKEMVPLVGLFRPREETLVSYAQRCALAIEGDEGLSKKIEQMKAAGELLPITAKRARVHSLMGH